Proteins encoded within one genomic window of Bdellovibrionales bacterium:
- a CDS encoding DUF2914 domain-containing protein, whose amino-acid sequence MKQLIATYKPYFPASFFLGGFAFDLLTVSRIDDSFQLLQQFVYLAVIGGFLIADKSVRVSHLFQHRFLSKLWPYRHEVIHFFLGALLSVYMIFYFKSASLWSSFIFIGGFALLLVLNEFQMVKDIGDIIRFGLFALCSCSYFVYLIPVMWQHIGFFTFLFSLVISGIFYLSFIYLISKFENITQKELVRDIFLPGAFVHVLFLVLYLTAFLPPVPLSVEKMGIYHRIQKENGNFVLSYDRPWYKIWERGAQTFIAEPNDKIYCFTSVFAPSFFKESINMEWWFKTAKGWSKTDTVPMQVMGGRDLGFRGYTTKQNFTDGEMQVRVTTSDGRELGRIYLTVQKSPTTTPDRPFHSESY is encoded by the coding sequence ATGAAACAACTCATCGCAACCTATAAGCCTTATTTTCCAGCAAGTTTCTTTTTGGGAGGCTTTGCCTTCGATCTGCTCACCGTTTCGCGCATTGATGATTCGTTTCAACTGTTACAACAGTTTGTCTATTTGGCGGTGATCGGGGGATTTCTCATCGCCGACAAGTCGGTTCGCGTTTCTCATCTGTTCCAACATCGCTTTCTCAGCAAACTCTGGCCCTATCGTCATGAGGTGATTCACTTTTTTTTAGGAGCCCTACTTAGTGTTTACATGATTTTTTACTTTAAGAGCGCTTCGCTCTGGAGCTCATTTATTTTTATCGGGGGCTTTGCCCTTCTTTTAGTGCTCAATGAATTTCAAATGGTTAAAGATATCGGCGATATTATTCGCTTTGGACTGTTTGCTCTGTGCAGTTGCTCCTATTTTGTTTATCTGATCCCGGTGATGTGGCAGCACATCGGATTCTTTACATTTTTGTTTTCGCTGGTCATCTCAGGAATTTTCTATTTGAGTTTTATCTATCTGATCTCGAAATTTGAAAATATCACCCAAAAAGAGTTGGTGCGCGATATCTTTCTCCCCGGTGCATTTGTTCACGTTTTGTTTTTAGTTCTGTATCTCACCGCATTTTTACCCCCAGTGCCTCTCTCCGTGGAAAAAATGGGAATCTATCACCGCATTCAAAAAGAAAACGGGAACTTTGTTTTGTCGTACGATCGCCCATGGTACAAAATTTGGGAGCGTGGGGCGCAAACCTTTATCGCCGAGCCCAATGATAAGATTTATTGCTTCACCAGTGTATTCGCTCCTTCATTCTTTAAAGAAAGCATCAACATGGAGTGGTGGTTTAAAACAGCCAAGGGCTGGAGCAAAACCGACACCGTTCCTATGCAAGTCATGGGTGGGCGAGACTTGGGATTTCGCGGATACACCACAAAACAAAACTTTACCGACGGAGAAATGCAAGTGCGTGTGACCACGTCCGACGGCCGCGAGTTGGGCCGCATTTACCTCACCGTCCAAAAGTCACCCACCACCACTCCCGACCGCCCCTTCCACTCCGAGTCCTACTAA
- a CDS encoding histidine triad nucleotide-binding protein: MTIFKKIIDKEIPATTVYEDDKCMAFRDVQPQAPTHILIIPKKEIVSMANLTSEDKELMGHMLVTASQIAKKEGIAENGYRLVINTNRDGGQSVYHLHMHILGGRQLSWPPG; encoded by the coding sequence ATGACAATATTTAAAAAAATCATCGACAAAGAAATTCCAGCCACCACCGTTTACGAAGACGACAAGTGCATGGCTTTTCGCGATGTCCAGCCCCAAGCGCCCACCCATATCCTTATTATTCCTAAGAAGGAAATCGTCTCCATGGCGAATTTAACCTCGGAAGATAAGGAACTGATGGGGCATATGTTAGTCACGGCCAGTCAGATTGCTAAAAAAGAGGGGATTGCGGAGAACGGCTACCGTCTCGTGATCAACACGAACCGCGACGGTGGCCAGTCTGTCTATCATTTGCATATGCATATTTTGGGCGGCCGACAGCTCAGTTGGCCCCCGGGATAG
- a CDS encoding endonuclease/exonuclease/phosphatase family protein, with product MSQNFVGLLKSTLVCSVLVYLSVSCTGPRKPVFTPGYEAPQNSITVMTYNVENLFDTQHDEGKNDETYLPLVVKGEKVKARCRLSNNAEFRATECMTKDWNDKVVAKKMRRLSDVLRQVKGGKGPDILLVQEVENRRVLEQFRTEHLSDLGYQPAILVEGPDERGIDVGLLTKLPVVDPVNYHDLKFTPTAELPAEKISATRGILEVTVRLPDETLMTVLVVHLPSQGSPTESRRQSLAKINKIKESLPKDRLVVVGGDFNISSSEENSQKLLTTQMMDKWGVSHFIGCNNCPGTYFYPREQQWSFFDVFLLSPNLLEEGAGPWKVITQSIRIENNSVYQSNKFGSPARFDERKKDGVSDHWPIAFEIIKR from the coding sequence GTGTCACAAAATTTTGTCGGTCTTCTTAAGTCTACCTTAGTCTGTTCGGTATTGGTTTATCTCAGTGTGAGCTGCACAGGCCCACGCAAGCCCGTTTTTACTCCCGGCTACGAAGCTCCTCAAAACTCCATCACCGTAATGACCTATAACGTGGAGAATCTCTTCGATACTCAGCATGACGAAGGTAAAAACGACGAAACCTATTTGCCCCTGGTTGTGAAAGGCGAGAAGGTCAAAGCTCGATGTCGTTTAAGTAACAACGCCGAGTTTCGCGCCACCGAGTGTATGACCAAAGATTGGAACGACAAAGTCGTCGCAAAAAAAATGCGTCGTCTTTCCGATGTTCTTAGGCAAGTTAAAGGTGGAAAAGGTCCTGATATTTTACTTGTGCAAGAAGTGGAAAATCGCCGCGTCCTCGAACAGTTTCGGACCGAGCACTTGTCAGATCTGGGCTATCAACCGGCAATCCTTGTCGAAGGACCCGATGAGCGGGGAATTGATGTGGGCCTCTTAACTAAACTCCCAGTGGTCGATCCGGTGAATTATCATGATTTAAAATTTACTCCGACGGCGGAGCTCCCCGCGGAAAAAATCAGTGCCACGCGCGGGATTTTAGAAGTGACTGTGAGACTTCCAGATGAAACGTTAATGACTGTTTTAGTTGTGCATTTGCCGTCCCAGGGCTCTCCAACGGAGTCCCGTCGTCAGTCGCTGGCTAAGATTAATAAAATTAAAGAAAGTTTACCAAAAGATCGTCTCGTTGTGGTTGGTGGCGATTTTAATATTTCGTCCAGCGAGGAAAACTCGCAGAAGTTATTAACTACACAGATGATGGATAAGTGGGGAGTGTCTCATTTTATCGGCTGCAACAATTGCCCGGGAACTTATTTTTATCCTCGGGAGCAGCAATGGTCATTTTTTGATGTCTTTTTACTTTCACCCAACTTGCTCGAAGAGGGCGCGGGTCCGTGGAAAGTGATCACTCAGAGTATTCGTATCGAGAACAATAGTGTGTACCAAAGCAATAAATTTGGTTCACCGGCGCGATTTGATGAGCGCAAGAAAGATGGCGTGTCAGATCACTGGCCCATCGCATTTGAGATTATAAAACGTTAA
- a CDS encoding S8 family serine peptidase produces MKNYIFLSFLLIFGASACSVPNLFGNRDNEGSIENLSCSNNDFGPTPYSQSSSKKLHLHSIKSSSASSIKRDTKLFSLIDLNCVSKKGLTSQFKSLGRVEIERSKISSASKMKIPFSIESLNLASDVSVHSLENIAQKDSCIKYIEEDIQLDLYATPNDPQFSQSRHLTALSMPEAWDFFYHPTQGINQTVVVAVIDSGGDVDHPDLDANKWVNTDEVAGNLTDDDGNGYVDDVNGYNFVSNIGDPNPQAGNKHGTFVTGIIASRHNNSVGTAGMMGQYIQIMHLNASGATASVSNSAANQAIIYAVNNDADVINMSFGAPQDSPVMRTNVENAVAAGVFLVAAVGNAGELLTSSNLAVPASYAAAIDGFISVGAILSDDDSYAFFSNYSSYYVEIMAPGGENLSSGIYTTTPGSDPINSYERTFGTSMAAPVVSGAAALAIAYLKSRGTSYTPAQIEDLLKNSSVTSTNLSGKVQNCRALDVIELSQSLQ; encoded by the coding sequence ATGAAGAACTATATTTTTCTTTCTTTTTTACTAATCTTTGGAGCTTCAGCGTGTAGCGTTCCCAATCTATTTGGAAATCGTGATAACGAAGGTTCAATAGAAAATTTGAGTTGTTCGAATAATGATTTCGGCCCAACTCCGTACTCACAATCTTCAAGCAAGAAATTGCATTTGCATAGCATCAAAAGCTCATCAGCTTCAAGCATAAAAAGGGACACGAAGCTATTTTCTCTCATCGATTTAAACTGCGTGAGTAAAAAAGGTTTAACGTCGCAGTTTAAATCTCTGGGTAGAGTCGAAATTGAAAGATCTAAGATTTCATCGGCATCAAAAATGAAAATACCTTTTTCTATCGAAAGTTTAAATCTTGCATCTGATGTAAGCGTTCATAGTTTAGAGAATATAGCGCAAAAGGACTCATGCATTAAATATATCGAAGAAGATATTCAATTAGATTTATATGCGACACCCAACGATCCTCAGTTTTCACAGTCTCGACATTTGACGGCACTAAGTATGCCGGAGGCGTGGGACTTTTTCTACCATCCCACTCAAGGAATAAATCAGACGGTTGTGGTAGCGGTGATCGATAGTGGAGGTGATGTGGACCATCCAGATTTAGATGCGAACAAATGGGTAAATACCGATGAAGTTGCGGGTAATCTCACCGATGATGATGGCAATGGATATGTAGATGATGTCAATGGCTATAATTTCGTATCTAATATTGGAGATCCCAACCCTCAAGCAGGTAACAAACACGGAACTTTTGTAACGGGAATTATAGCTTCGAGGCACAATAACTCCGTAGGTACAGCTGGAATGATGGGGCAGTACATTCAGATCATGCATTTGAATGCTTCAGGAGCAACTGCATCTGTCAGTAATTCGGCGGCAAACCAAGCTATAATCTACGCAGTAAACAATGATGCGGATGTGATCAATATGAGTTTTGGAGCCCCGCAGGATTCTCCGGTCATGCGAACAAACGTAGAAAACGCAGTGGCCGCAGGAGTGTTTTTAGTCGCCGCAGTTGGAAATGCGGGAGAACTTCTAACTTCGTCAAATCTAGCAGTACCGGCGTCTTACGCGGCGGCTATAGATGGATTTATTTCTGTGGGCGCGATTTTGTCTGATGATGATTCTTATGCTTTTTTCTCCAACTACAGCAGCTATTACGTTGAGATAATGGCACCAGGCGGAGAAAATCTTTCTAGTGGAATTTATACCACTACCCCCGGCAGTGATCCCATTAATAGTTATGAAAGGACTTTTGGAACATCAATGGCTGCTCCGGTGGTAAGTGGTGCAGCTGCTTTAGCTATTGCTTACTTAAAGTCCAGAGGGACAAGCTACACACCGGCTCAGATAGAAGATCTTCTTAAGAATTCGTCAGTAACTTCGACAAATTTATCAGGTAAAGTCCAAAACTGTAGAGCGCTTGACGTAATTGAGTTATCGCAATCTCTTCAGTAG
- a CDS encoding carboxypeptidase-like regulatory domain-containing protein — protein MINLAKLKILVLVFLFLSLLGCPSSDDCPSFAVTYVGNVRDQSNNPIQGVSASLSVRGLNPEEVAWTDANGDFSFTQYLQAPVGSVYFVFSKSGYSNLTTETKEVAPSCVDTTARFDGELSP, from the coding sequence GTGATAAATCTAGCTAAATTAAAGATTTTGGTGTTGGTATTTCTTTTCCTTAGCTTACTAGGTTGTCCCAGCAGCGATGACTGTCCTAGCTTCGCGGTCACTTATGTTGGAAATGTTAGGGACCAAAGCAATAACCCTATTCAGGGTGTGTCGGCTTCGTTATCCGTTAGAGGTCTCAACCCTGAAGAGGTAGCATGGACAGATGCCAACGGAGACTTTAGCTTCACACAGTATTTACAAGCGCCTGTTGGAAGTGTTTATTTTGTTTTTTCGAAATCTGGATATTCTAATCTTACTACCGAGACTAAGGAAGTTGCTCCATCCTGTGTTGATACAACGGCAAGATTCGATGGAGAGCTATCTCCGTGA